The Clostridium bornimense genome includes a region encoding these proteins:
- a CDS encoding ATP-binding cassette domain-containing protein yields MLEVKNLSKKFKAFTAVDDISFEVNPGEIVGLLGENGAGKTTTMRVIATMMTPSNGDVKVNNFTITKDPDKVRKNLGVLFGGDVGLYDRLTARENIAYFAELNGLSKVETEERIRYLAKACQITDFMDKKAKGFSRGMRQKVSIARSIVHDPKVMLFDEPTTGLDISAARSIHDFIRQCKKEGKAILLSSHSMYEIEKLCDRVIMMHKGKVIESGTLDDIREKYNNSDLEEVFVSLIGGGNDE; encoded by the coding sequence ATGTTAGAAGTTAAAAATCTTTCGAAAAAATTCAAAGCATTTACAGCTGTAGATGATATAAGCTTTGAAGTTAATCCAGGTGAGATTGTAGGTCTTTTAGGTGAAAATGGAGCTGGAAAGACAACAACAATGAGAGTTATAGCAACAATGATGACACCATCAAATGGAGATGTTAAGGTAAATAATTTTACTATAACAAAGGATCCAGATAAAGTAAGAAAAAACTTAGGAGTACTTTTTGGTGGAGATGTAGGCTTATATGATAGACTTACAGCAAGAGAAAATATAGCCTATTTTGCTGAGCTTAACGGACTATCAAAAGTAGAGACTGAAGAAAGAATAAGGTATCTCGCAAAAGCTTGTCAAATTACAGATTTTATGGACAAGAAGGCAAAAGGATTTTCAAGGGGTATGAGACAAAAGGTATCTATAGCGCGTTCTATAGTTCATGATCCTAAAGTTATGTTATTTGATGAACCAACTACTGGCCTTGATATTTCTGCTGCTAGATCAATTCATGATTTTATAAGACAATGTAAAAAAGAAGGTAAAGCAATATTATTATCATCTCATTCTATGTATGAGATAGAAAAATTATGTGATAGGGTAATAATGATGCATAAGGGTAAAGTGATAGAATCAGGTACTCTAGATGACATTAGAGAAAAGTATAATAATTCAGATTTAGAAGAAGTATTTGTAAGTCTTATCGGAGGTGGAAACGATGAATAA
- a CDS encoding ABC transporter permease, whose translation MNKMWSIVFKKEIKDFFRDKKTVFTTIFMPIIMMVGMFGLSFTLGNKQMKEVEENFTMILKDNGNSAISEYIKEQKGVKIVDKTDITAAIEDGSIKVAIEIPEGFDKAVEEGTVPSVKVYYDNATDSGTTAISRANEIIDGYKDTIVKDNLSKLNVPDSALEPIGVEMVGIKKGDDTSNSISMMIGMMLPYIILLFGASGVMSIATDLGAGEKERGTLEPLLTTKAGRGAIVTGKLLACTVVGLINSLSIIVALLGGLLLLPEMMGMSLPINVTVTQILSVGLLTVFLAILYSAIFLSLSFVAKTFKEAQTFASFGMIATVIPAMILMFANVRTVGTIDFIIPLYNVGLLMKMILLEIVSTNQIVIVTISTLVYAILAVVGTKYLLSKEEVIFRG comes from the coding sequence ATGAATAAGATGTGGAGCATAGTATTTAAAAAGGAAATAAAAGATTTCTTTAGAGATAAAAAAACAGTATTTACCACTATATTTATGCCAATAATTATGATGGTGGGAATGTTTGGACTATCTTTTACATTAGGAAACAAACAAATGAAAGAAGTAGAAGAAAACTTTACAATGATTTTAAAAGATAATGGTAATAGTGCCATTAGTGAATACATAAAAGAGCAAAAAGGTGTCAAAATCGTTGATAAAACTGATATAACTGCAGCTATTGAAGATGGAAGTATTAAGGTAGCAATAGAGATTCCTGAAGGATTTGATAAAGCTGTAGAGGAAGGAACTGTTCCATCAGTTAAGGTTTATTATGATAATGCTACAGATTCAGGAACTACAGCTATTTCTAGAGCAAATGAAATAATAGATGGTTATAAAGATACTATAGTAAAGGACAATTTATCAAAATTAAATGTACCAGATTCTGCATTAGAACCAATTGGAGTAGAAATGGTAGGAATAAAGAAAGGTGATGATACCTCAAATTCTATTTCTATGATGATAGGAATGATGTTACCATATATAATATTACTTTTTGGTGCATCAGGTGTAATGAGCATAGCAACGGATTTAGGAGCCGGTGAAAAGGAAAGAGGTACCCTAGAACCTTTATTAACTACAAAGGCTGGTAGAGGGGCTATAGTGACAGGAAAATTACTTGCTTGTACTGTAGTAGGGTTAATAAACTCATTATCAATAATAGTGGCATTACTAGGGGGACTATTATTATTACCGGAAATGATGGGAATGTCATTACCTATTAATGTGACAGTAACTCAAATACTTTCTGTAGGATTATTAACAGTATTTCTTGCAATATTATATTCAGCAATATTTTTATCATTATCCTTTGTTGCAAAAACTTTTAAGGAAGCACAAACTTTTGCGTCTTTTGGTATGATAGCTACTGTTATACCAGCTATGATATTAATGTTTGCTAATGTAAGAACTGTAGGAACTATAGATTTTATAATTCCTTTATATAATGTCGGATTATTAATGAAGATGATTTTATTAGAAATAGTTTCAACAAATCAAATAGTAATAGTAACAATAAGTACCCTTGTATATGCTATTTTAGCTGTAGTAGGAACAAAATATCTTCTTTCTAAAGAAGAAGTTATTTTTAGAGGATAG
- a CDS encoding LytTR family DNA-binding domain-containing protein: MEVRVEEFIEGKEEIVIRCKKKTNYIDGLIKYINGYHKKMSVIDDGKIVLIDPKEVYYFESVDNIVFVYLKDQIYQSKYTLSELTEKLSQCGFFRCSKSMVININTILSLKSQAGNRIDATLKNGEHIVISRRYAKEFRRILGGEQ, from the coding sequence ATGGAGGTTAGGGTAGAAGAATTTATTGAAGGTAAAGAAGAGATAGTTATTCGTTGTAAGAAAAAAACAAATTATATTGATGGATTAATTAAATATATAAATGGATATCACAAAAAAATGTCTGTAATCGATGATGGAAAGATAGTTTTGATAGATCCTAAAGAGGTTTACTATTTTGAAAGTGTAGATAATATAGTTTTTGTATATTTAAAAGATCAAATTTACCAAAGTAAGTATACATTAAGTGAATTAACAGAAAAATTAAGCCAGTGTGGTTTTTTTAGATGTAGTAAATCTATGGTTATAAATATTAATACTATTCTATCGTTAAAGAGCCAAGCAGGAAATAGAATAGATGCAACTTTGAAAAATGGCGAGCATATCGTTATCTCTAGGAGATATGCGAAAGAGTTTCGAAGAATACTAGGAGGTGAACAATGA
- a CDS encoding ABC transporter ATP-binding protein yields the protein MDKVIEIKSLTKNYGTARGINNINFSVGKGDIFGFVGPNGAGKSTTIRTTLGLIKPDNGFSKVFGKEIYKGNVEVLRNVGYMPSEAMFYPNMKVDEIIKLSQDIHKKDCSAYADELCERLQVDRKKKIDQLSLGNRKKVSIVCAMQHKPELYILDEPTSGLDPLMQKEFFNLLIERNNEGATILLSSHILTEVQRYCNRVAIIREGNIVTVDSIEELSASKSKKVKLVGAKEIIKLEGMSAITISEEEQSFLYNGEVERLVKELGKIHFEDITIEEPSLEEIFINYYEKEEK from the coding sequence ATGGATAAGGTAATAGAAATAAAGAGTCTTACTAAGAATTATGGAACAGCGAGAGGAATAAATAATATCAATTTTTCTGTTGGCAAGGGCGATATATTTGGTTTTGTTGGGCCTAATGGTGCAGGAAAATCTACTACAATTCGTACTACACTAGGATTAATAAAGCCTGATAACGGGTTTTCAAAAGTTTTTGGAAAAGAAATATATAAAGGTAATGTAGAAGTGTTAAGAAATGTTGGATACATGCCATCAGAAGCTATGTTTTATCCTAATATGAAGGTAGATGAAATTATAAAGTTATCACAAGATATTCATAAGAAGGATTGCTCTGCTTATGCAGATGAATTATGTGAAAGGTTGCAAGTTGATAGAAAAAAGAAAATAGATCAGTTGTCATTAGGAAATAGAAAAAAAGTTAGTATTGTATGTGCTATGCAACATAAGCCAGAACTTTATATTTTAGATGAGCCCACTAGTGGTTTAGATCCGCTTATGCAAAAAGAATTTTTCAATTTATTAATTGAAAGAAATAATGAAGGTGCAACAATACTATTATCTTCTCATATTTTAACTGAGGTACAAAGATATTGTAACAGGGTAGCAATAATTAGAGAAGGTAATATTGTTACCGTAGATTCCATAGAGGAGCTTTCAGCTTCTAAATCTAAAAAGGTAAAATTAGTAGGTGCTAAAGAAATTATAAAATTAGAAGGAATGTCAGCTATTACAATATCAGAAGAAGAACAAAGTTTTTTATATAATGGTGAAGTTGAAAGATTAGTAAAGGAACTAGGGAAAATTCATTTTGAGGATATTACAATAGAAGAGCCATCGTTGGAAGAAATATTTATAAATTATTATGAAAAGGAGGAAAAATAA
- a CDS encoding ABC transporter permease subunit, with the protein MSILKHEIKMSFKSILIWSLSVGLMSFAFILIFPTMKSSLVDMSDSYSNMAGMSTVFGMDRLNISEIMGFYGIEIGAVLSLGGSLFAAVLGIGILSKEEGGHTSEFIFTLPISRKTILIEKYLAMIFCILIFNVICIILIVSSFLIINEEIQIKEFILHQLSLIIMNIEIGSITFGISAFQKKSNFGIGIATALILYFFDMMSKLNDKVEFLKYISPFSYCDASKIITSLEIDGKLLIPGIAIIIISVSIGFFKYLRKDLVS; encoded by the coding sequence ATGAGTATTTTAAAACATGAAATTAAAATGAGTTTTAAATCAATATTAATATGGTCTCTTAGTGTAGGATTAATGTCTTTTGCATTTATATTGATATTTCCAACTATGAAATCTTCTTTGGTAGATATGTCAGATTCATATAGTAATATGGCTGGTATGTCAACAGTGTTTGGCATGGATAGATTAAATATATCAGAAATAATGGGGTTCTATGGTATTGAAATAGGAGCAGTATTATCTTTAGGAGGAAGTTTATTTGCAGCTGTTTTAGGAATAGGGATTTTGTCTAAAGAAGAAGGTGGACATACTTCAGAGTTTATTTTTACTTTACCAATAAGTAGAAAAACAATTTTGATAGAAAAATATTTAGCAATGATATTTTGTATTTTAATCTTCAATGTTATTTGTATTATTTTAATAGTTAGTAGTTTCCTTATCATTAATGAAGAAATACAAATAAAAGAATTTATATTACATCAACTTTCTTTAATTATTATGAATATTGAAATTGGATCTATTACTTTTGGTATTTCTGCTTTTCAGAAAAAATCTAATTTCGGTATTGGAATTGCTACAGCATTGATTTTGTATTTTTTTGATATGATGTCAAAGCTTAATGATAAAGTAGAATTTCTTAAGTATATATCTCCATTTTCTTATTGTGATGCTTCTAAGATAATAACTTCCTTAGAAATTGATGGCAAATTATTAATTCCAGGAATTGCAATAATAATAATTTCTGTTTCTATAGGATTTTTTAAATATTTGAGAAAAGATTTAGTAAGTTAA
- a CDS encoding DUF2207 domain-containing protein produces MKKIKSICIFTVLLIMVFSNTFFVMADDTGYYIKNYNVDVVVNDKRQCIVTETIDVYFNEKRHGIKRDIPIVSSIEDFAFSEIFFYKVSPGNTKTFMWCIIQIYGKLLGVIY; encoded by the coding sequence TTGAAAAAGATAAAAAGTATATGTATTTTTACAGTATTATTAATAATGGTATTCTCAAATACTTTTTTTGTAATGGCTGATGATACAGGATATTATATCAAAAATTACAATGTTGATGTAGTAGTAAATGATAAGAGACAGTGTATAGTCACAGAAACAATTGATGTATATTTTAATGAGAAGCGTCATGGAATAAAAAGAGATATACCAATAGTTAGTAGTATAGAAGATTTCGCTTTTAGCGAAATCTTTTTTTATAAAGTGTCCCCGGGGAATACAAAAACATTTATGTGGTGTATAATACAAATATATGGGAAATTATTAGGGGTGATATATTGA
- a CDS encoding DUF2207 family protein, which yields MKKFKSVILIMITIATVFFNSIMALADDDGYYIENMKVDVEVNDARQYMITETIDVYFNESRHGITRNIPTSSVDENYDIKDIAVTDDKYTIQSNQNEIIIKIGDSKKEVKGKKRYVIKYTLDNYADEEDDGDYIYLNVLGAQWDTTIKNFTATITYPEEAVLEKYWLYSGEYGDTDNEFVNLSKNKNNIILTSKNEIPSNNAITIKARLSEGAFKNARQYQYPFIIKNETENIEITKNQEYIVDKSFVINVVNSDEQCVIDLWDDYNLLYKSKIEGINVSDKDIFVDEKNRKITLPKVQGEYKFNIHYKVIPVLHSDVNINLNPSYNNIKVEKLTCNIKSYYDIEGINNKLSSSKYDITINKNNIKFENRDEIKRGNDIDLKVNINTSLFSRKIPFAIILAVVWSAVVFIISIYIYKKYCKKKKLTPKLDIYYPNNINSTEMAYIIKGKVIPEDVVSLIFYWASENCIKIKIGEKKKNKLKFIKLRELDEKHKEYEKDMFESMFSKGDGNEVTTKKLKKSFYLDINRVKSKISKEFRGEKALRDRVTIVLSVVSLILSQIPIIIVAIAKTIVYNENFNYILPIIGINIALSIVLYFVGIYISKKIYDGDLSKLRIRLIVFIGTLLISSISIISLYSIAIPFQYIVVTIILSYINILISGLMPSKSQYAIETIENILGFKKFVTIAEKERLETLVDENAKYFYDILPYAQVLGVTSTWCDKFKDITMEPSTWYYSNTTGSSYYDYLMITAMTKSMASICHDVTTPPVTSTTNSIINSYSNGGFSGGGSGGGGGSSW from the coding sequence TTGAAGAAGTTTAAAAGTGTTATATTAATTATGATTACTATAGCTACAGTATTTTTTAATAGTATCATGGCATTAGCCGATGACGATGGATATTATATAGAAAATATGAAAGTTGATGTTGAAGTAAATGATGCTAGACAGTATATGATTACAGAAACTATAGATGTGTATTTTAATGAAAGTCGTCATGGAATTACGAGAAATATTCCAACAAGTAGTGTAGATGAGAATTATGATATTAAAGATATTGCTGTTACTGATGATAAGTATACAATACAATCAAATCAAAATGAAATAATAATAAAGATTGGTGATTCAAAAAAAGAAGTTAAGGGAAAGAAAAGATATGTTATAAAATATACGTTAGATAATTATGCAGATGAAGAAGATGATGGAGATTATATATATTTGAATGTGCTTGGAGCGCAATGGGATACTACTATTAAAAATTTTACTGCAACTATAACATATCCTGAAGAAGCTGTATTAGAAAAGTATTGGCTATATAGTGGAGAATATGGAGATACAGATAATGAATTTGTGAATCTGTCAAAGAACAAGAATAATATTATACTGACATCTAAGAATGAAATTCCTTCCAATAATGCTATTACTATTAAGGCAAGATTAAGTGAAGGAGCTTTTAAAAATGCCAGGCAGTATCAATATCCTTTTATAATTAAAAATGAAACAGAAAATATTGAGATAACTAAGAATCAAGAATATATAGTAGATAAGTCTTTTGTTATTAATGTAGTTAATAGCGATGAACAATGTGTAATCGATTTATGGGATGATTATAATCTTTTATATAAAAGTAAAATAGAAGGTATTAATGTAAGTGATAAAGATATCTTTGTAGATGAGAAGAATAGAAAAATTACATTGCCTAAGGTGCAAGGTGAATACAAATTTAATATACATTATAAGGTGATACCTGTATTACATTCTGATGTTAATATTAATCTTAATCCATCTTATAATAATATTAAAGTAGAAAAACTTACTTGTAATATAAAATCATATTATGATATTGAAGGTATAAATAATAAACTGTCTAGCAGTAAGTATGATATAACTATTAATAAAAATAATATAAAGTTTGAAAATAGAGATGAGATTAAAAGAGGAAATGATATAGACTTAAAGGTAAATATTAATACAAGCTTATTTAGTAGAAAGATACCATTTGCAATAATACTAGCTGTAGTATGGTCTGCTGTAGTATTTATTATAAGTATATATATCTATAAAAAATATTGTAAAAAGAAAAAGCTTACACCTAAGTTAGATATATATTATCCTAATAATATAAATAGTACTGAGATGGCTTATATAATAAAGGGAAAAGTAATTCCAGAAGATGTAGTATCATTAATATTTTATTGGGCCAGTGAAAATTGTATAAAAATAAAGATCGGAGAGAAGAAGAAAAATAAGTTAAAATTCATAAAGTTAAGAGAACTTGATGAAAAACATAAAGAATATGAAAAGGATATGTTCGAGTCGATGTTTTCTAAGGGAGATGGAAATGAAGTAACTACAAAGAAGTTAAAGAAAAGTTTTTATTTAGATATAAATAGAGTAAAATCTAAAATTTCAAAAGAGTTTAGAGGAGAAAAAGCATTAAGAGATAGAGTTACTATTGTATTAAGTGTAGTATCCTTAATCTTATCACAAATTCCTATTATAATAGTTGCTATAGCAAAAACTATTGTCTACAATGAAAATTTTAATTATATATTACCGATTATAGGAATAAATATTGCATTATCCATTGTTTTATACTTCGTTGGTATTTATATATCAAAAAAGATCTATGATGGTGATCTATCAAAACTAAGGATTAGATTAATTGTATTTATAGGAACTTTATTAATATCATCAATTTCAATAATTTCATTGTACTCCATTGCTATACCATTTCAGTATATAGTTGTAACAATAATATTATCTTATATAAATATATTAATAAGTGGACTTATGCCAAGTAAAAGCCAATATGCTATAGAGACAATAGAAAATATATTAGGATTTAAAAAATTTGTTACTATTGCTGAGAAAGAAAGATTAGAAACATTGGTAGATGAAAATGCCAAGTATTTTTATGATATATTACCTTATGCGCAAGTATTAGGTGTTACTAGTACTTGGTGTGATAAGTTTAAAGATATAACTATGGAGCCATCAACATGGTATTATAGTAATACTACAGGTAGTAGTTATTATGATTATCTTATGATTACAGCTATGACAAAATCAATGGCTTCAATATGTCATGATGTTACTACACCACCAGTAACAAGTACTACAAATTCAATTATAAATTCATATTCTAATGGTGGATTTTCAGGAGGAGGATCTGGCGGTGGTGGTGGATCAAGTTGGTAA
- a CDS encoding ABC transporter ATP-binding protein, whose protein sequence is MFKLKRFLRPYMKETIVGSGAKLFEAILELLLPLFMGKIIDIGIKNGDIPYVWKTAIIMLGIISVGLASASLCQYYASYTCQNLGNDLRKELMRKISTLSYADIDKFGNATLINRVTNDVNQVVQAVAMLIRLVSRAPFLCIGALVMSIYINPKLSLIFAVLIPIFILIVVIIMTRTIPLYKDTQGKLDKLGSVLRENLSGVRVIRAFARHKNEKKRMDEATEELSKAYIRVTSLSALMNPITSLVMNMGIIIIFYLGAINVNKGTLSQGDIVVLINYITQVLLALIIVANLVVLFTKAAASASRINEILECEPSIIDGAINTTEDNTDDSIVFDNVSFKYNEEDTLSDISFTIKKGEVFGIVGTTGSGKSTIANLICRFYDTTTGNILFRGTNVKKLSQGYLHKEIGIVPQKSVLFSGTIADNIRWGKEDATDEEVIEALKAAEAYDFVSNMENGINSMIYEGGKNFSGGQKQRLTIARALVKKPPVIIMDDSLSALDYATDKKLRNSLKETLKDSTIIIISQRISSIVSSDKILVLDDGKVMGLGTHEELLNNCETYKEIYMSQSK, encoded by the coding sequence TTGTTTAAACTTAAGAGATTTCTAAGACCTTATATGAAGGAAACCATTGTTGGGTCAGGGGCAAAGTTATTTGAGGCAATCTTAGAATTATTACTGCCACTTTTTATGGGGAAAATTATAGACATTGGTATAAAGAATGGTGATATACCTTATGTATGGAAAACTGCAATAATAATGCTAGGAATTATATCAGTAGGCTTGGCATCAGCATCATTGTGTCAGTATTATGCTTCCTATACATGTCAGAACTTAGGTAATGATTTAAGAAAAGAATTGATGAGAAAAATATCAACATTATCATATGCCGATATAGATAAGTTTGGTAATGCTACTTTAATAAATAGAGTTACTAATGATGTAAATCAAGTGGTGCAAGCAGTAGCTATGCTTATAAGACTTGTAAGTAGAGCCCCTTTCTTGTGTATTGGTGCTTTAGTTATGTCTATATATATTAATCCAAAGTTATCGTTAATTTTTGCGGTATTAATTCCTATTTTTATTTTAATAGTAGTAATTATTATGACAAGGACAATACCGTTATATAAAGATACGCAAGGAAAACTAGATAAACTTGGTAGTGTACTTAGAGAAAATTTATCTGGTGTTAGAGTTATAAGAGCTTTTGCTAGACATAAAAATGAAAAGAAAAGAATGGATGAGGCTACAGAAGAATTATCAAAAGCATATATTAGGGTTACAAGTTTATCTGCTTTAATGAATCCTATTACTTCTTTAGTTATGAATATGGGAATTATAATAATATTTTATTTAGGTGCAATAAATGTTAATAAGGGGACGCTATCTCAAGGTGATATAGTAGTATTAATTAATTATATTACACAAGTATTATTGGCATTAATAATTGTTGCAAATCTTGTAGTACTATTTACAAAGGCAGCAGCATCGGCTTCAAGAATAAATGAAATATTGGAATGTGAACCAAGTATTATTGATGGTGCAATAAATACTACAGAAGATAATACAGATGATAGTATAGTTTTTGATAATGTGTCATTTAAGTATAACGAGGAAGATACATTAAGTGATATATCTTTTACTATTAAAAAAGGTGAGGTATTTGGTATAGTTGGTACTACAGGAAGTGGTAAGTCTACTATAGCAAACTTAATTTGTAGATTTTATGATACTACAACTGGTAATATACTTTTTAGAGGTACAAATGTAAAGAAATTGTCACAGGGTTATTTACATAAAGAGATTGGTATAGTGCCGCAAAAATCAGTTTTGTTTTCTGGAACTATCGCTGACAATATAAGATGGGGAAAAGAAGATGCCACTGATGAGGAAGTTATAGAGGCACTTAAGGCAGCTGAGGCTTATGACTTTGTTTCTAATATGGAAAATGGTATAAATTCTATGATCTATGAAGGTGGTAAGAATTTCTCCGGTGGACAGAAGCAACGTTTAACTATTGCTAGAGCATTAGTTAAAAAGCCACCAGTGATTATTATGGATGATAGTTTAAGTGCATTAGATTATGCTACAGATAAAAAGCTTCGTAATTCATTAAAAGAAACTTTAAAAGATAGTACAATTATTATTATTTCTCAAAGGATAAGTTCTATCGTTTCTTCAGATAAAATCTTAGTTTTAGATGATGGAAAAGTAATGGGACTAGGGACACATGAAGAATTACTTAATAATTGTGAAACATATAAAGAAATTTATATGTCACAAAGTAAATAA
- a CDS encoding ABC transporter ATP-binding protein has translation MENFKRLLKYIKPYKFLILLALFCAFVSNIAVIVATYLNGKAIDNIVGTNNVNFKGLSTILITLAVIYIVSSVFQWFISRYANKIAYIIVRDMRRDTFESLNNQPLAYYDHNPHGDIISRFTNDLDNVSDALAVSITNLFSGLVTVVASLIAMFYLNVGITIAILVVTPICFIVASTISKFNQRFFLKQQESVGELSSFVAEIVGNQKVVKAFNRESQSVEDFDKISDNLAETATRAMFASAMINPSTRFVNNIAYISVGLVGGILAVTKGVSVGIVSSFLIYANQFAKPFNEISGITAQIQTAFASLTRIFEIIDEEPESRDKDNAIELENCKGNIEIRNVDFSYDKKKPLIENFNFNAKAGETIAIVGPTGCGKTTLVNLLMRFYDIDKGEILIDGINVQDITRDSLRKTFGMVLQDPWLFKGTVKENIAYGKPWATDEEIIAAAKSAHAHSFIKRIKNGYDTIISDEDLSQGQRQLLTIARVMLADPKMLILDEATSSIDTLTEIRIQKAFLKLMEGRTSFVIAHRLSTIVSADKILVMNKGNIVEQGNHKELLEKKGFYYELYNSQYA, from the coding sequence ATGGAGAATTTTAAGAGATTATTAAAATACATAAAACCATATAAGTTTTTAATTCTGTTAGCACTTTTCTGTGCTTTTGTAAGTAATATTGCTGTTATAGTTGCAACTTATTTAAATGGTAAAGCTATAGATAATATAGTTGGTACTAATAATGTTAATTTTAAGGGATTAAGTACAATATTAATTACCTTAGCGGTTATATATATAGTATCTTCAGTATTCCAATGGTTTATATCTAGATATGCTAATAAGATAGCTTATATTATTGTAAGAGATATGAGAAGAGATACTTTTGAAAGTTTAAATAATCAACCATTAGCATATTATGATCATAATCCTCATGGAGATATAATAAGTCGTTTTACTAATGATTTAGATAATGTTAGTGATGCGTTAGCAGTATCGATAACAAATTTATTTTCAGGATTAGTAACAGTAGTAGCATCACTTATAGCAATGTTTTATTTAAACGTAGGGATTACAATAGCTATATTAGTAGTTACACCAATATGTTTTATAGTAGCTTCTACTATCAGTAAGTTTAACCAAAGATTTTTTCTAAAACAACAAGAATCTGTTGGAGAGTTATCATCATTTGTAGCTGAAATAGTAGGAAATCAAAAGGTGGTAAAGGCTTTTAATCGTGAAAGTCAATCAGTAGAAGATTTTGATAAAATATCTGATAATTTAGCAGAAACTGCAACGAGGGCAATGTTTGCATCTGCTATGATAAATCCAAGTACAAGATTTGTAAATAATATAGCTTATATATCAGTTGGCTTAGTTGGAGGTATTCTTGCTGTAACAAAAGGTGTTTCTGTTGGTATTGTATCGAGTTTTTTAATTTATGCTAATCAGTTTGCAAAGCCTTTTAATGAGATATCAGGAATAACTGCACAAATACAAACTGCTTTTGCATCTTTGACTCGTATTTTTGAGATTATTGATGAAGAACCTGAAAGTAGAGATAAAGATAATGCCATAGAATTAGAAAACTGTAAGGGGAATATTGAGATAAGAAATGTTGATTTTTCTTACGATAAAAAGAAACCACTTATAGAAAACTTTAATTTTAATGCTAAGGCTGGTGAAACTATAGCGATAGTAGGACCAACTGGTTGTGGAAAAACTACATTAGTTAATTTACTTATGAGATTTTATGATATTGATAAAGGTGAGATATTAATTGATGGCATAAATGTGCAGGATATAACTAGAGATAGTTTAAGAAAAACATTTGGTATGGTACTTCAAGATCCATGGTTATTTAAGGGAACAGTAAAAGAAAATATAGCTTATGGAAAGCCATGGGCTACAGATGAAGAAATAATTGCAGCAGCAAAGTCCGCCCATGCCCACTCTTTTATTAAAAGAATAAAAAATGGCTATGATACAATTATTTCTGATGAAGATTTATCACAAGGACAAAGACAGTTATTAACAATAGCTAGAGTAATGTTAGCTGATCCAAAGATGCTTATATTAGATGAGGCTACAAGTTCTATTGATACTCTTACTGAAATAAGAATTCAAAAAGCTTTCTTAAAGCTTATGGAAGGAAGAACTAGCTTTGTAATAGCACATAGACTTTCTACTATTGTAAGTGCAGATAAGATTCTTGTTATGAATAAAGGAAATATAGTAGAGCAAGGAAATCATAAAGAATTATTAGAGAAAAAAGGATTCTACTACGAATTATATAATAGTCAATATGCATGA